One genomic segment of Acinetobacter oleivorans DR1 includes these proteins:
- a CDS encoding DUF2798 domain-containing protein, with product MQNSKSLSTFKKLPNRYTSIVLPFLLSIIMTFVVSMISTLRSLGLEEFSLYVWMSAWAISWLIAFPTLLLVLPVVRKITAILVQPA from the coding sequence ATGCAAAACTCAAAATCTTTGTCTACTTTTAAAAAACTTCCAAATCGCTATACATCTATCGTTTTACCTTTTCTTCTATCGATCATTATGACTTTTGTGGTTTCGATGATTAGTACATTACGAAGTTTAGGACTAGAAGAATTTTCCCTTTATGTCTGGATGTCTGCATGGGCAATTTCTTGGTTAATCGCTTTTCCAACGTTACTTTTGGTCTTACCTGTTGTTCGTAAAATCACGGCCATATTAGTACAACCTGCTTAA
- the gspG gene encoding type II secretion system major pseudopilin GspG: protein MMKVQPMQRKRNKNSGFTLIEVMVVIVILGVLAALIVPNVMGRSEKAKIDTTQITLKGVAGALDQYKLDNGHFPTMQEGGLDALVNQPATAKNWMPGGYVKGGYPKDSWKNDVQYVIPGADGRAFDLYSFGADGKDGGEGNDADIYYQP, encoded by the coding sequence ATGATGAAAGTACAACCTATGCAACGCAAACGAAATAAAAACTCAGGCTTTACCCTCATTGAAGTCATGGTCGTGATTGTAATTTTAGGCGTGTTAGCAGCGTTAATCGTACCAAATGTCATGGGGCGTAGTGAAAAAGCTAAAATTGATACCACTCAAATTACCTTAAAAGGTGTGGCTGGAGCTTTAGATCAGTACAAGCTTGATAACGGACATTTCCCAACCATGCAAGAAGGCGGGCTAGATGCTTTAGTTAATCAACCTGCAACAGCAAAAAACTGGATGCCGGGTGGTTATGTAAAAGGTGGTTATCCTAAAGACAGTTGGAAAAATGATGTTCAATATGTCATTCCTGGGGCAGATGGTCGCGCTTTTGATTTGTATTCATTTGGAGCAGATGGCAAAGATGGTGGTGAGGGTAATGATGCGGATATTTATTATCAGCCTTAA
- the gspF gene encoding type II secretion system inner membrane protein GspF — protein sequence MPAYQFTAIDASGKQQKGVLEGDSARQIRQQLRDKAWTPISVDPVEQKDKHQSQGLFQKKFSAYDLALMTRQLSVLVAAAIPLEEALRAVSRQSEKPHVQNLLLSVRSRVLEGHSLAQGMQQSGRFPDLYIATVAAGERSGHLDLILDQLSDYTENRFAMQKKVQGAMIYPIILMLMSFGIVMGLMTYVVPEIVKTFDQSKDALPWITVALMKASDFIRHAWVFIIIFAVVGIVAFVRFLKTTAGHYAFDRLTLKLPLFGKLSRGINSARFASTLSILTRSGVPLVDALKIGAAVTSNWVIRDSIAHAAERVTEGGNLGTQLERSGYFPPMMVQMIRSGEASGELDRMLERASTMQDREVTTFISTLLALLEPLMLVLMASIVLVIVIAVMLPIVNMNNMI from the coding sequence ATGCCTGCATATCAATTTACTGCCATTGATGCTTCAGGGAAGCAGCAAAAAGGAGTGCTTGAAGGAGATTCAGCACGCCAGATTCGCCAACAATTACGCGATAAAGCATGGACACCAATTAGTGTTGACCCTGTTGAACAAAAAGATAAACATCAGAGTCAGGGGTTATTCCAAAAAAAGTTCAGTGCTTATGATTTGGCACTCATGACCAGACAACTTTCTGTTTTGGTTGCAGCGGCCATTCCTCTAGAAGAAGCTTTACGTGCGGTGAGTAGGCAAAGTGAAAAACCACATGTGCAAAACCTTTTATTATCTGTCCGTTCTCGCGTTTTAGAAGGGCATTCACTCGCACAAGGGATGCAGCAATCTGGACGGTTTCCTGACCTCTATATTGCAACGGTCGCAGCTGGTGAGCGTTCTGGGCATTTAGATCTGATTTTAGATCAGCTCTCTGATTACACCGAAAACCGTTTTGCCATGCAAAAGAAAGTTCAGGGCGCTATGATTTACCCAATCATTTTAATGCTGATGTCTTTTGGTATTGTGATGGGTTTAATGACTTATGTTGTGCCAGAGATTGTAAAAACGTTCGACCAAAGTAAAGATGCCTTGCCGTGGATTACAGTTGCTTTAATGAAAGCCAGTGATTTTATTCGGCATGCTTGGGTGTTTATTATTATTTTTGCAGTTGTGGGAATTGTTGCATTTGTACGATTCTTAAAAACGACTGCTGGGCATTATGCTTTTGATCGATTAACACTCAAATTGCCATTATTCGGTAAACTGTCACGTGGTATTAATTCTGCACGATTTGCCAGTACTTTATCTATTTTGACTCGTTCAGGCGTACCTTTGGTCGATGCCTTAAAGATTGGTGCAGCAGTGACCAGTAATTGGGTCATACGAGATTCAATTGCCCATGCAGCTGAGCGTGTTACCGAAGGTGGTAACTTGGGAACACAGCTTGAGCGCAGTGGTTATTTCCCACCAATGATGGTACAAATGATTCGAAGTGGTGAGGCATCAGGCGAACTGGACCGCATGTTAGAACGTGCATCGACCATGCAAGACCGTGAGGTTACAACATTTATTTCAACCTTACTGGCATTACTTGAACCACTTATGCTGGTTCTAATGGCAAGCATTGTACTGGTTATTGTAATCGCGGTTATGCTGCCAATCGTAAATATGAACAATATGATTTAA
- a CDS encoding primosomal protein N', with translation MTITPKPDSVVYRVRVAVPVHLYDTFDYTLTQAQYERAHVGSRVAISFGRQNLIGIITEKVNPHEPFTGKFQLKAISELLDEEPILDEQVLSLLTWSAQYYQFPIGEVMQTALPALLRQGKPMDVLFHLWKITPCDNVEALLKRSVKQQDAYQILKLHPAGTTENILNLSGVETATLKALQKKGLVDCTLEPHDFSPTPAQLAQMPLTLNEDQKKATQHVVNAQHQYQAFLLDGLTGSGKTEVYLHIMHEVLKRGKQVLVLVPEIGLTPQTISRFKSRFNCDIALLHSGLNDSKRLQAWQQAQTGKASIILGTRSAIYTPLPRLGLIILDEEHDLSYKQQEGFRYHARDVALYRGHLQSCPVILGSATPSIDSYYLVETGKLTTLQLNKRAGHALLPKMHLIDLKIVKKQHGISQPLIEQIKHTLARKEQVLIFLNRRGYAPVLVCESCGWQANCPHCDAHFTLHTQPYSYLHCHHCGTIHRLPDHCPECQQKSLKTLGAGTAKVEEHLQELFPDHDVIRVDRDSTSRVGSWQKIYDRIHQNKPTILLGTQMLAKGHHFPHVTLVAILDIDAGLLSVDIRAPERTAQLIVQVAGRAGRGEHKGHVYLQTLRPDHPLLTTLIEKDYRAVAKQTLAERKVALLPPYRYAVLIRAESKDRDYTLQFLNEAAEQLRQVAGEIVDIWGPIPAPMERKAGRYRAHMVILSADRARLHFYLRQWWSQLVHAPRQHQLRLSIDVDPQEFN, from the coding sequence ATGACCATAACGCCAAAGCCAGATTCAGTTGTTTATCGTGTGCGTGTAGCCGTACCTGTGCATCTGTACGACACTTTTGACTATACACTCACCCAAGCACAATATGAACGGGCTCACGTAGGCTCACGCGTCGCTATTTCATTTGGACGCCAAAACCTGATTGGTATCATTACAGAAAAAGTAAATCCACATGAGCCATTTACAGGCAAATTTCAGCTTAAAGCCATTTCTGAACTTTTAGATGAAGAACCAATTTTAGATGAACAAGTTTTAAGTTTATTGACATGGTCCGCGCAATATTACCAATTTCCAATTGGTGAGGTCATGCAAACTGCCCTACCCGCATTATTGCGTCAGGGCAAACCGATGGATGTTTTGTTCCATCTTTGGAAAATCACTCCCTGTGACAATGTTGAAGCACTGCTAAAGCGTTCTGTTAAGCAACAAGATGCGTATCAAATTTTAAAATTACACCCTGCCGGAACTACAGAAAATATTCTCAATTTAAGTGGTGTAGAAACTGCAACGCTTAAAGCACTTCAAAAGAAAGGATTGGTTGACTGCACGCTCGAACCACACGACTTTAGCCCGACACCAGCTCAATTGGCACAAATGCCGCTCACGCTCAATGAAGATCAAAAGAAAGCAACCCAGCACGTCGTAAATGCACAGCATCAATACCAAGCCTTTTTACTAGATGGCTTAACTGGAAGTGGTAAAACTGAAGTTTATCTGCACATCATGCACGAAGTGCTAAAGCGAGGTAAACAAGTACTGGTGTTAGTACCTGAAATTGGCTTAACCCCTCAAACGATTTCTCGCTTTAAGTCTCGTTTTAACTGTGATATTGCTTTATTGCATTCAGGCTTAAATGATTCCAAACGCTTACAAGCATGGCAACAAGCACAGACCGGAAAAGCGTCTATTATTTTAGGAACGCGCTCTGCCATCTATACGCCACTGCCACGTTTGGGCCTCATCATTTTAGATGAAGAACACGACCTGTCTTATAAGCAACAAGAAGGCTTCCGATATCATGCGCGTGATGTCGCACTGTACCGCGGTCACTTGCAAAGCTGCCCTGTTATTTTAGGTTCAGCCACACCAAGTATTGATAGTTATTATTTAGTCGAAACTGGCAAATTAACTACACTGCAACTCAACAAACGTGCTGGACATGCACTTTTGCCTAAAATGCATTTGATTGACCTTAAAATTGTCAAAAAGCAGCATGGAATTAGCCAACCCCTTATTGAACAAATCAAACATACATTAGCTAGAAAAGAACAGGTTTTAATCTTTTTAAACCGTCGTGGCTATGCACCTGTACTGGTTTGTGAAAGCTGTGGATGGCAAGCAAATTGCCCGCATTGTGATGCGCATTTTACTTTGCACACTCAGCCTTATTCTTATTTACACTGCCATCACTGCGGAACCATTCATCGCTTACCCGATCATTGCCCTGAATGTCAGCAAAAAAGCTTAAAAACTTTAGGTGCAGGAACCGCTAAGGTTGAAGAGCACTTACAAGAACTATTTCCAGATCATGATGTCATTCGGGTCGATCGTGACAGTACCAGTCGTGTCGGAAGCTGGCAAAAAATTTATGATCGCATTCATCAAAACAAACCAACAATTTTGCTCGGTACTCAAATGTTGGCAAAAGGCCATCATTTTCCACATGTCACATTAGTTGCCATTTTAGATATTGATGCAGGTTTACTCAGTGTAGACATCCGTGCGCCAGAACGTACGGCGCAGCTGATTGTACAAGTCGCTGGTCGTGCAGGTCGTGGAGAACATAAAGGTCATGTTTATTTACAAACCTTAAGACCTGATCATCCGTTACTTACCACACTCATCGAAAAAGATTATCGCGCGGTTGCCAAACAAACGCTGGCTGAACGTAAAGTTGCTTTGCTGCCGCCTTATCGCTATGCAGTTCTAATACGAGCAGAATCCAAAGATCGTGACTATACCTTACAATTTTTAAATGAAGCTGCCGAGCAACTTCGTCAAGTCGCTGGTGAGATTGTTGATATTTGGGGACCTATTCCAGCGCCGATGGAACGTAAAGCGGGACGCTACCGTGCCCACATGGTAATTTTATCTGCCGACCGTGCTCGCCTACATTTTTACTTAAGACAATGGTGGTCTCAATTGGTTCATGCCCCAAGACAGCATCAACTCAGGCTATCAATTGATGTCGATCCGCAAGAATTTAATTAG
- a CDS encoding monovalent cation:proton antiporter-2 (CPA2) family protein, which produces MSFLLQATIFLGASLILVPLGKRLGIATVLGYLFTGILLGPSVLNIAHDPEAIMELAEFGVILLMFLIGLELRPQRLWEMRDSIFVMGSLQVLISGGVLMLIILLLFKQQLSVSFVIGFALALSSTAFVLQLLTEKQQLNTTYGQQSFSILLFQDIAAIPLLAIIPLLAGTESTHHGIAYFAAIIATFTGLFLFSRYVMRPFFRFVAKSGATELITAVGLFIILAVVLLMDTLGISTTLGAFLTGVLLADSEFRHEVEASIAPFKGLLLGLFFMTVGMTTQLSLLIEMPLLIIGGAVGLLLIKTLILTAIARYKKYSWNNSLLLGTCLAQGGEFAFVILSLAKSEKILTQALLEPVTLIVTLSMVLTPVIYWIMATKVIPLFNKERPPEYDEIPQQDNPIIIAGFGRFGQIIARIARLQHLGFTAIDNNLHQVDFVRRYGGKLYYGDVTQPDLLRSAGIEKAKVFILAIDDVEDSMNVARHLRLNYPNLKLLARARDRHHVHLLRDLGVEHIWRETYLSSLGMAYRALRELGISDEQAYNNIEIFRDYDEKLLIQQQSIYTDEQKIFETHRNALAELEHLFESDAQQQATSKHDVNLKRHLQPNRIDITRDHLE; this is translated from the coding sequence ATGTCATTCCTACTGCAAGCAACAATCTTTCTTGGAGCTTCTCTGATTTTAGTCCCTCTTGGCAAACGCCTAGGGATAGCAACAGTTTTAGGTTATTTATTTACAGGAATACTTCTAGGTCCTAGTGTTTTAAATATTGCACATGACCCTGAAGCAATTATGGAACTTGCCGAATTTGGTGTCATTTTATTGATGTTCCTGATTGGTTTAGAACTAAGACCACAGCGGTTGTGGGAAATGCGTGACTCTATTTTTGTAATGGGAAGTCTGCAAGTCCTCATTAGCGGTGGCGTACTTATGCTGATCATACTATTACTCTTTAAGCAGCAGCTTTCTGTTAGCTTTGTCATTGGTTTTGCCCTTGCGCTGTCTTCCACCGCTTTTGTATTACAGCTTCTGACTGAAAAGCAGCAACTCAACACGACTTATGGTCAGCAATCTTTTTCGATTTTGCTCTTTCAAGATATAGCGGCGATTCCCTTACTTGCCATCATTCCATTATTGGCAGGAACAGAATCAACCCATCACGGGATCGCTTATTTTGCAGCTATTATTGCAACCTTTACGGGCTTGTTTTTGTTTAGTCGCTATGTGATGCGTCCATTCTTCCGTTTTGTTGCCAAAAGTGGAGCGACTGAACTTATTACAGCAGTAGGATTATTTATTATTCTTGCTGTTGTCTTGCTTATGGATACTCTAGGAATTAGCACCACATTAGGCGCATTCCTCACAGGTGTATTATTAGCAGATTCAGAATTTCGTCACGAAGTTGAAGCGAGTATTGCACCGTTCAAAGGTTTACTACTTGGCTTATTCTTTATGACCGTGGGTATGACCACCCAGTTGTCCCTACTCATTGAAATGCCTTTACTTATTATTGGTGGAGCAGTCGGCTTATTGCTCATCAAAACACTGATATTGACTGCCATTGCCCGCTATAAAAAATACAGTTGGAACAATAGCTTACTTTTGGGTACTTGCTTGGCACAAGGCGGAGAATTTGCTTTTGTAATTTTGAGTCTTGCAAAAAGTGAGAAAATTTTAACTCAAGCTCTATTAGAGCCAGTGACCCTTATTGTCACATTGTCGATGGTACTTACCCCAGTGATTTACTGGATTATGGCAACCAAGGTCATTCCTCTGTTTAATAAAGAACGTCCACCTGAGTACGATGAAATTCCTCAGCAGGATAACCCGATTATCATTGCTGGTTTTGGTCGATTTGGACAAATTATCGCGCGTATTGCCCGCCTGCAACATTTGGGCTTTACCGCAATCGACAATAATCTTCATCAAGTAGACTTTGTTCGACGCTATGGCGGCAAGCTTTATTATGGCGATGTGACCCAGCCAGATTTATTGCGTTCCGCGGGTATTGAAAAAGCCAAAGTATTTATTTTAGCGATTGATGATGTTGAAGATTCAATGAACGTTGCACGGCATCTCAGATTAAATTATCCAAACTTAAAGTTATTAGCTCGTGCTCGTGACCGTCACCATGTACATCTTTTAAGAGATTTAGGCGTTGAACACATTTGGCGTGAAACATATTTATCTTCATTAGGAATGGCTTATCGCGCCTTGAGAGAACTCGGTATCTCAGATGAACAAGCCTATAACAATATCGAAATCTTTCGGGATTACGATGAGAAATTGCTCATACAGCAGCAAAGTATTTATACTGATGAACAGAAGATCTTTGAAACGCATCGTAATGCCTTAGCCGAACTTGAACATTTGTTTGAAAGTGATGCACAGCAACAGGCTACGTCAAAACATGATGTTAATTTAAAGCGTCATTTACAGCCAAATCGCATCGACATTACAAGAGATCATCTAGAATAA
- the hslO gene encoding Hsp33 family molecular chaperone HslO, with protein MSDLRQRFYIENFPVRGEVVHLEEALQTILAQRDYMPAVKILLGEMLSATALLASTLKIKGRISLQIQASGTFKWAMAECNHLGEVRALADYETDPRFIEATDSSTVLGALVNPVLFINIEPEFGERYQGIVPLDQKTLAGCLMQYYDLSAQIPTRIVLASTTKRSGGLLIQLLPRHDEEEQNLVDEDLWPRLTMLTETLKAEELTNLDANEILYRLYNEEEVRLPEIEALKFGCTCSKERCANALIQIGVDAVHETLEEQNPIRMDCQFCNTQYTFTAEEALALFGEHLS; from the coding sequence ATGTCTGATTTACGCCAACGCTTTTATATTGAGAACTTTCCGGTTCGTGGGGAAGTAGTTCATCTAGAAGAGGCACTACAAACTATCTTAGCTCAACGTGACTATATGCCTGCGGTTAAAATTCTGTTAGGTGAAATGTTGAGTGCGACTGCATTACTTGCAAGTACACTAAAAATCAAAGGCCGTATCAGCTTGCAAATCCAGGCTAGCGGCACCTTTAAGTGGGCAATGGCTGAATGTAATCATTTGGGTGAAGTACGTGCTCTAGCTGATTACGAAACGGACCCACGCTTCATCGAAGCAACAGACAGTAGTACAGTTCTTGGCGCTTTAGTTAATCCAGTTTTATTTATTAATATTGAACCTGAATTTGGCGAGCGTTATCAAGGGATTGTCCCTCTTGATCAAAAAACTTTAGCTGGCTGTTTAATGCAGTATTACGATTTGTCTGCACAAATTCCAACTCGCATTGTGTTAGCAAGTACGACAAAACGCTCTGGTGGTTTACTGATTCAGCTTTTACCACGTCATGATGAAGAAGAGCAAAACTTGGTCGATGAAGATTTATGGCCACGTTTGACGATGTTGACCGAAACATTAAAAGCCGAAGAGCTAACCAATTTAGATGCAAACGAAATTTTATATCGTTTATATAACGAAGAAGAAGTTCGTTTACCAGAAATTGAAGCATTAAAATTTGGCTGTACATGTTCGAAAGAACGCTGTGCAAATGCGCTGATTCAAATTGGTGTAGACGCTGTTCATGAAACCTTAGAAGAACAAAACCCTATTCGTATGGATTGTCAGTTCTGTAATACTCAATACACCTTTACTGCTGAAGAAGCTTTAGCATTATTTGGTGAACATTTGAGTTAA
- a CDS encoding LysE family translocator: MNYFDYFLFIFSVIIMIATPGPVMILVASAGLKGGYKKALETIFGTNLASLVLIFISVLVLKGVLSVNDSYLNIIRILGCLYIGYLGFSILKEVIQAPHPEAIQTVSAQNGGFKKGFLVGISNPKDIIFFSAFFPQFVSITPQLNLSLTILTLTWIVLDFLTLSLVYIFFRRLSNSHLYPKILGLCGLLLLLIALYGLYQSFI; this comes from the coding sequence ATGAATTATTTTGATTATTTTCTCTTTATTTTTAGCGTAATTATTATGATTGCGACCCCTGGCCCCGTAATGATTTTAGTTGCAAGCGCTGGGCTTAAAGGAGGCTATAAAAAAGCGCTTGAAACCATTTTTGGTACAAACTTAGCATCCCTTGTCTTAATTTTTATTTCAGTACTCGTTTTAAAGGGAGTACTGAGTGTTAACGATAGTTATCTCAATATCATTCGTATTCTAGGCTGCTTATATATTGGTTATTTGGGTTTTAGTATTCTTAAAGAAGTGATTCAAGCACCTCATCCAGAAGCGATACAAACAGTTTCAGCACAAAATGGTGGCTTTAAGAAAGGCTTTCTCGTCGGTATTTCAAACCCTAAAGATATTATCTTTTTCTCGGCCTTCTTTCCGCAATTCGTCTCTATTACCCCTCAATTAAATTTAAGTCTAACCATACTCACCCTGACATGGATTGTTTTAGACTTCCTCACCTTATCTTTGGTTTATATATTCTTCCGTCGCCTTTCTAACAGTCATTTATATCCAAAAATATTAGGGCTATGCGGTTTATTACTTTTACTTATTGCCCTGTATGGCTTATATCAAAGTTTCATCTAA
- a CDS encoding DnaJ C-terminal domain-containing protein has translation MAKNYYEELGVTRKASADEIKKAYRKLARKYHPDISKEKDAEEKMQAINVAYDTLSNAEKKAEYDQMLDHPQGFNNFGQGAAQGGFDGAQFYRQGFTGGEQADFSGFEDLFGRFGAGFGGGQQQYQRQQRSYRGEDQHASIEVDLDIAYHGSTQQITLQIPTMNAYGEPEVQRKTLQVKIPKGMKEGQQIRLSGQGQSGINGGANGDLYIEIQYKDTDRVHVEGSDVYLTVDVAPWEAALGQGIEVKTPAGPLNVNLPHNAKQGQQLRLKDKGIPNKTPGHLYLILNIVFPPAHSEKEKQAYQQLAEAFASFEPRSSH, from the coding sequence ATGGCAAAAAATTATTATGAAGAATTAGGGGTTACACGCAAAGCCTCTGCTGATGAAATTAAAAAAGCTTATCGGAAACTAGCCCGTAAATATCATCCTGACATCAGCAAAGAAAAAGATGCAGAAGAAAAGATGCAGGCCATTAATGTTGCCTATGACACGTTAAGCAATGCAGAAAAAAAAGCTGAATATGACCAGATGTTAGATCATCCTCAAGGTTTTAATAACTTTGGTCAGGGTGCTGCACAAGGTGGTTTTGATGGAGCACAGTTTTATCGCCAAGGCTTTACAGGTGGTGAACAAGCAGATTTTAGTGGTTTTGAAGATTTATTTGGACGCTTTGGTGCAGGATTTGGTGGTGGTCAGCAGCAGTACCAAAGACAACAGCGTAGTTATCGCGGTGAAGACCAACATGCCAGCATAGAGGTTGATCTTGATATTGCCTATCATGGATCAACACAACAGATTACCCTGCAAATCCCGACCATGAATGCTTATGGCGAGCCTGAAGTTCAACGCAAAACCTTACAGGTGAAAATACCCAAAGGTATGAAAGAAGGTCAGCAAATCCGCTTAAGTGGACAAGGACAAAGTGGCATCAATGGCGGTGCCAACGGCGATCTTTATATTGAAATTCAGTATAAAGATACAGATCGCGTTCATGTTGAAGGTAGCGATGTATATTTGACTGTAGATGTCGCGCCGTGGGAAGCTGCCTTAGGTCAAGGTATTGAAGTAAAAACACCTGCTGGACCTTTAAACGTCAATTTACCTCACAATGCAAAACAAGGACAGCAGCTACGTTTAAAAGACAAAGGGATACCAAATAAAACGCCAGGCCATCTCTATTTAATTTTAAATATTGTATTCCCACCAGCACATTCTGAAAAAGAAAAACAAGCTTATCAGCAACTGGCTGAAGCCTTCGCTTCATTCGAACCTCGTTCATCTCATTAG
- a CDS encoding chaperone modulator CbpM, translating into MTTIHYREIVYDGHTFSAEVVDEQSTFDLQQFAQACGQSPDWIIQLIEYDILSVDNTPEAHQFIGEDVARARKAYRLQRDFDASLAAVAVMLDLIDEVQQLRKQLKHFH; encoded by the coding sequence ATGACAACCATTCATTATCGCGAAATTGTATATGACGGCCATACCTTTAGTGCGGAGGTCGTTGATGAACAATCTACATTTGACCTACAACAATTTGCTCAAGCTTGTGGTCAAAGCCCTGACTGGATTATTCAGTTAATTGAATATGACATTTTATCTGTCGACAATACGCCTGAAGCACACCAATTTATCGGTGAAGATGTGGCACGTGCACGTAAAGCTTATCGTCTGCAACGTGACTTTGACGCAAGTTTGGCAGCAGTTGCGGTGATGTTAGATTTGATTGATGAAGTACAACAACTTAGAAAACAGTTAAAGCATTTTCATTAG
- a CDS encoding magnesium transporter CorA family protein, with translation MQVYYFYRHQSDGYVFLSREQHSEHVLEFFWIDSVRTDVVNHNEEWQQEIHKLSGVVINEFHMRDIANIEHPCAFDTLEEYDLLIFKKLVTPDDEIKHAESQDSVFGLATTPISFILTPDVLISVREQGNKSIENYIQRLENILCKTLEEQNKTRKLPNSPVDLSLRLLNSMVDGYLDIRSPLTRRVEHWQQQLLQGNRRFKQWHQLFHENMAFQQVENLCEEQIETLQEFRDEIVENYHHVVGSHIHNSQDILLVRLNDLMSHVERIQKHTLRLRSAIQSAIDLHFSAIANQTNENMRILAIITAVFAPLTLLTGIYGMNFEFIPGLKSPVGFWIMLGAMLISTIFLLYYFYRQHLVGRGEKSVIDLLAQQHRQDRMNLFWFLEYEPIKQTVKELEKITRLK, from the coding sequence ATGCAGGTTTATTATTTTTATCGCCATCAAAGCGACGGCTATGTCTTTTTAAGCCGCGAACAGCATAGTGAACATGTTCTGGAGTTTTTCTGGATTGATAGTGTCAGAACGGATGTGGTTAACCATAACGAAGAATGGCAACAAGAGATTCATAAGCTTTCAGGTGTGGTTATTAATGAGTTTCATATGCGGGATATTGCCAACATTGAACATCCCTGTGCATTTGACACGCTTGAAGAATATGACCTGTTAATTTTTAAGAAATTGGTTACGCCTGACGATGAAATTAAGCATGCAGAATCACAAGATAGTGTTTTTGGTTTAGCAACGACGCCGATTAGTTTTATTTTGACACCTGATGTGCTGATTAGTGTGCGCGAGCAGGGGAATAAGTCGATTGAAAACTATATTCAACGTCTCGAAAATATTTTATGTAAAACTTTAGAAGAACAAAACAAAACCCGTAAATTACCGAATTCACCCGTCGATTTATCATTACGCTTGTTAAATAGTATGGTTGATGGTTATCTTGATATCCGCTCACCATTGACGAGAAGAGTAGAGCATTGGCAACAACAACTATTGCAGGGTAATCGTCGTTTTAAACAATGGCACCAGTTGTTCCATGAGAATATGGCCTTTCAACAGGTCGAAAATTTATGTGAAGAACAAATTGAAACCCTTCAAGAGTTTCGGGATGAAATTGTAGAAAATTACCATCATGTTGTTGGCAGTCACATCCATAATTCTCAAGATATTTTACTGGTTCGTTTAAATGATTTAATGAGTCATGTTGAACGTATTCAGAAACATACTTTGCGGTTACGTAGTGCAATTCAGTCGGCCATTGATTTACATTTTTCTGCTATTGCAAACCAAACCAATGAAAACATGCGGATTCTTGCGATTATCACGGCAGTCTTTGCGCCGCTTACCCTTTTAACAGGCATTTATGGAATGAACTTTGAGTTTATACCTGGTCTTAAATCACCTGTTGGTTTCTGGATTATGTTGGGTGCCATGCTGATTAGTACGATTTTTCTGTTGTACTATTTTTATAGACAGCACTTGGTTGGGCGTGGTGAAAAAAGTGTGATTGATTTACTGGCTCAACAGCATCGTCAAGATCGGATGAATTTATTTTGGTTTTTGGAGTATGAGCCGATTAAACAGACGGTGAAGGAATTAGAGAAGATTACTCGATTAAAATAA